One Prunus dulcis chromosome 8, ALMONDv2, whole genome shotgun sequence DNA window includes the following coding sequences:
- the LOC117636369 gene encoding cyclin-dependent kinase inhibitor 3-like: MGKYMKKSKISGDVAVMEVSVSPQSSLGVRTRAKTLALQKLQQQQKQENQNQSPSVEPDPDTSSLYYLQLRSRRLEKPPLRNDVAKKQSQSEAEPLEKPRGCCGESRRRAMDSRPNSRLNVGSSLDSGWAESVERKEKEGEGCFGNFGNEAEYGSDLGVEASFGENNLEFEARDRSTRESTPCSFIRESNTIGTPGSTTRRTSSVPTHRRVRNDMQRNIPTTLEMEEFFAQHEQEQQRIFLQKYNFDITSDLPLPGRYEWEQVIP; the protein is encoded by the exons ATGGGGAAGTACATGAAGAAGTCTAAAATCTCAGGTGACGTTGCCGTGATGGAGGTTTCCGTTTCACCGCAGTCCTCTCTCGGCGTTCGAACCAGAgccaaaaccctagccctcCAAAAACTCCAGCAACAACAGAAGCAAGAGAACCAGAACCAATCGCCCTCTGTGGAACCTGACCCAGATACCTCCTCCTTGTACTATCTCCAGCTCAGGAGTCGCCGTCTCGAGAAACCCCCATTGCGAAACGACGTTGCCAAGAAGCAGAGCCAGAGCGAAGCTGAGCCCTTGGAGAAGCCCAGAGGGTGTTGTGGAGAAAGCCGAAGAAGGGCCATGGATTCGAGGCCCAATTCGAGGTTGAATGTGGGCTCGTCGTTGGACTCTGGCTGGGCTGAGTCCGTTGAGAGAAAGGAGAAGGAGGGGGAAGGGTGTTTTGGTAATTTTGGAAATGAAGCCGAGTATGGTAGCGATTTGGGCGTTGAGGCGTCATTTGGGGAAAACAACTTGGAGTTTGAAGCCAGAGACAG GAGCACCAGAGAAAGCACACCATGCAGCTTCATAAGGGAGTCAAACACTATTGGAACCCCCGGTTCCACCACAAGGCGGACAAGTTCTGTTCCAACTCACCGGAGGGTTAGAAATGATATGCAAAGAAATATCCCAACGACACTTGAGATGGAGGAGTTCTTTGCCCAACACGAGCAGGAGCAACAGAGAATTTTCCTTCAGAA ATACAACTTTGACATCACCAGTGATTTACCCCTTCCCGGAAGATATGAATGGGAGCAAGTGATTCCCTAA
- the LOC117637436 gene encoding uncharacterized protein LOC117637436, with amino-acid sequence MDLSSWFRRSLLRKSEKTKNPDPSEQTLLPRSEEEEQLGVTEELIDHVKSFTLDTFKNFALPDDEGAENSPTTSSKTQKDLSEWQEKHATLVLSKVKELSHLRYKLCPGYLKEHQFWRIYFLLVKKQVAEYELRAIQLARPKEMAVENEKSTNSIAHEVEMSEAKQGASLALPTP; translated from the exons ATGGATTTGTCTTCGTGGTTCCGACGCAGCCTCTTAAGGAAGagtgaaaaaaccaaaaatccaGATCCCTCTGAGCAAACTCTCCTGCCCcgaagtgaagaagaagagcaacTGGGAGTCACAGAGGAACTGATCGACCATGTCAAGTCTTTCACTTTAGACACTTTCAAGAATTTCGCTCTCCCAG ATGATGAGGGAGCTGAAAATTCTCCGACAACTTCGAGCAAGACTCAAAAAGATCTATCTGAATGGCAGGAAAAACATGCCACTCTTGTGCTCTCAAAAGTGAAG gAACTTTCCCATCTGAGATATAAACTATGCCCGGGATACTTGAAGGAGCATCAATTTTGGAGAATATACTTTCTGCTTGTAAAGAAACAAGTGGCTGA ATACGAGCTGCGTGCCATACAACTAGCGAGGCCGAAAGAAATGGCAGTGGAGAATGAGAAGTCTACAAATTCCATTGCACATGAAGTTGAAATGTCAGAGGCAAAGCAGGGAGCAAGCTTAGCCCTTCCAACTCCATAG